The Streptomyces sp. NBC_01268 genome window below encodes:
- a CDS encoding amino acid transporter, translated as MAATNDARTARLRAWMLEGLSDMGKGKPSRPKEPAADAGHKGQPWWRVMCLTGVDYFSTLGYQPGIAALAAGLLSPVATIVLVIVTLAGALPVYRRVAEESPHGEGSIAMLARLLSFWKGKLFVLTLLGFAATDFLITITLSAADASTHLVENPHLESALHDKQVLITMILIALLGAVFLKGFLEAIGVAVALVGIYLALNAVVVVNGLWHVLTEGHVVTDWTTALTAEHGNVFAMIGVALLVFPKLALGLSGFETGVAVMPHVQGDLDDTEAKPTGRIRGTKKLLTTAALIMSVFLITTSFITTVLIPEKEFESGGSANGRALAYLAHEYLGNTFGTVYDIATIAILWFAGASAMAGLLNLMPRYLPKYGMAPHWARAVRPMVIVFTLVAFLVTWIFDADVDAQGGAYATGVLVLISSAAIAVTIAARKAGQRGWTIGFGVISVVFLYTTVVNVIERPDGVKIGACFIAGIILISLLSRLGRAFELRVTHIELDDMAERFIQDISRRTPRFIANEPGDRDADEYRAKKDQIRADNDIPGTEDFVFVEVTITDPSEFEAGLTVKGEVLHDRFRVLTVESSSVPNALAALLLHSRDLTGTRPHIYFEWTEGNPFANFLRFFLFGQGEIAPVTREILREAESDRDRRPRVHVG; from the coding sequence ATGGCCGCCACGAACGACGCTCGTACCGCCCGATTGCGAGCGTGGATGCTGGAGGGGCTGTCCGACATGGGCAAGGGCAAGCCCTCCCGCCCCAAGGAGCCCGCCGCGGACGCCGGGCACAAGGGGCAGCCCTGGTGGCGGGTCATGTGCCTGACCGGTGTCGACTACTTCTCCACCCTCGGCTACCAGCCCGGCATCGCCGCCCTGGCCGCCGGCCTCCTTTCTCCCGTGGCCACGATCGTGCTGGTGATCGTCACCCTGGCCGGCGCCCTGCCGGTCTACCGGCGGGTGGCGGAGGAGAGCCCGCACGGCGAGGGCTCGATCGCCATGCTGGCGCGCCTGCTGTCCTTCTGGAAGGGCAAGCTCTTCGTCCTCACCCTGCTGGGCTTCGCGGCGACCGACTTCCTCATCACCATCACGCTGTCGGCGGCCGACGCCTCCACCCACCTGGTGGAGAACCCCCACCTGGAGTCGGCCCTGCACGACAAGCAGGTGCTGATCACCATGATCCTCATCGCGCTGCTCGGCGCGGTGTTCCTCAAGGGCTTCCTGGAGGCGATCGGCGTCGCCGTCGCCCTCGTCGGCATCTACCTGGCCCTGAACGCGGTCGTCGTGGTCAACGGCCTGTGGCATGTCCTGACGGAGGGCCATGTCGTCACCGACTGGACCACCGCACTGACCGCCGAACACGGCAACGTCTTCGCCATGATCGGCGTCGCCCTGCTCGTCTTCCCCAAGCTCGCGCTCGGTCTGTCCGGCTTCGAGACCGGCGTCGCCGTCATGCCCCACGTCCAGGGCGACCTCGATGACACCGAGGCGAAGCCGACCGGGCGGATCCGCGGCACCAAGAAGCTGCTGACGACGGCCGCGCTGATCATGAGCGTCTTCCTGATCACCACCAGCTTCATCACCACCGTGCTGATCCCCGAGAAGGAGTTCGAGTCCGGCGGCAGCGCCAACGGGCGCGCGCTCGCCTATCTCGCCCACGAGTACCTGGGCAACACCTTCGGCACCGTCTACGACATCGCCACCATCGCGATCCTGTGGTTCGCGGGCGCCTCGGCCATGGCCGGCCTGCTCAACCTGATGCCCCGCTACCTGCCCAAGTACGGCATGGCCCCCCACTGGGCCCGCGCGGTGCGCCCCATGGTGATCGTCTTCACCCTGGTCGCCTTCCTCGTGACGTGGATCTTCGACGCCGACGTCGACGCCCAGGGCGGCGCGTACGCCACCGGCGTCCTCGTCCTGATCTCCTCGGCCGCCATCGCCGTCACCATCGCCGCGCGCAAGGCCGGCCAGCGCGGCTGGACCATCGGCTTCGGCGTCATCTCCGTCGTCTTCCTCTACACCACCGTCGTCAACGTCATCGAACGACCCGACGGCGTGAAGATCGGCGCCTGCTTCATCGCCGGCATCATCCTCATCTCCCTCCTCTCCCGCCTCGGCCGCGCCTTCGAGCTCCGCGTCACCCACATCGAGCTCGACGACATGGCCGAGCGCTTCATCCAGGACATCTCCCGCCGCACCCCCCGCTTCATCGCCAACGAACCCGGCGACCGGGACGCCGACGAGTACCGCGCGAAGAAGGACCAGATCCGCGCCGACAACGACATCCCCGGCACCGAGGACTTCGTCTTCGTCGAGGTCACGATCACCGACCCGTCCGAGTTCGAGGCCGGCCTGACCGTGAAGGGCGAAGTCCTCCACGACCGCTTCCGGGTCCTCACCGTGGAGAGCTCCTCCGTCCCCAACGCCCTCGCGGCCCTGCTCCTCCATTCGCGCGACCTCACCGGCACCCGCCCGCACATCTACTTCGAGTGGACCGAGGGCAACCCCTTCGCCAACTTCCTCCGCTTCTTCCTCTTCGGCCAGGGCGAGATCGCCCCCGTCACCCGCGAGATCCTGCGCGAGGCCGAATCCGACCGGGACCGGCGCCCCCGCGTCCACGTCGGCTAG
- a CDS encoding DUF4118 domain-containing protein produces the protein MRTSLRDAVAMSAAVLAPFLMGLALVPLRTSLSHTNLALLLVVVVVAVSALGNRFAGALAALSAVAWFDFFHTEPYQSFHIQDRADAETAVLLLFVGLVVSQLSARARVLRRAAVSDAQHLERLHAVSRLVRSGRCSADELVERIREDLIEVLDLRGCRFVRGSGPVDGPPPGLEPDGSLRVEGWIWDLDRQGWPDGETELWAVAHGRCHGVFVMTPVPGVAPASPEARLVAVDLAGLAALALSGQKDLAQP, from the coding sequence ATGCGGACGTCACTCCGGGACGCGGTCGCGATGTCGGCCGCGGTCCTCGCACCGTTTCTGATGGGGCTGGCGCTGGTGCCGCTGCGGACGAGCCTCTCGCACACGAATCTGGCGTTGCTGCTCGTCGTCGTGGTCGTGGCCGTGTCGGCCCTCGGCAATCGGTTCGCCGGGGCGCTGGCAGCCTTGTCTGCGGTCGCCTGGTTCGACTTCTTCCATACCGAGCCGTACCAGAGCTTCCACATCCAGGACCGCGCCGACGCCGAGACGGCGGTGCTGCTGCTGTTCGTCGGCCTGGTCGTGTCCCAGCTGTCGGCCCGTGCCCGCGTGCTGCGGAGGGCCGCGGTCTCCGATGCCCAGCACCTGGAGCGGCTGCATGCCGTGTCGAGGCTGGTCCGGTCGGGCCGATGCTCGGCCGACGAGCTCGTCGAGCGGATCCGGGAGGACCTCATCGAGGTCCTCGATCTGCGCGGCTGTCGCTTCGTGCGTGGTTCGGGGCCCGTCGACGGTCCGCCGCCCGGACTGGAACCCGACGGCTCGTTGCGCGTCGAAGGCTGGATCTGGGACCTGGACCGACAGGGCTGGCCGGACGGGGAGACGGAGTTGTGGGCCGTCGCCCACGGGCGCTGCCACGGGGTCTTCGTGATGACTCCTGTGCCAGGGGTCGCACCGGCGTCGCCGGAGGCCCGGCTGGTCGCCGTCGACCTGGCGGGGCTGGCCGCGCTCGCGCTCAGCGGCCAGAAGGATCTAGCCCAGCCCTGA
- a CDS encoding GNAT family N-acetyltransferase, whose product MIPHPAHQPPACARVFPVGGPGTAALAEHVLATGHGTWWTDRTERPRVIAVTCGDHALLAGDPTALTPTDLAPLTGHCVEASDRFLPVLGAAFDRLHPWDRMLYMHHAAGAPPRVPRAVTVRRLTSEDGPALAALDPSMSWIHATWGGPAGLAASGQGWAAFRKGRVLALACTRFTGSRYEDVACATDPSERRQHLALACVQGLTADITARGRTATWSCSRDNRASRLLAWTAGFRLVREYVHHTTGPIAVSNPSILRAAA is encoded by the coding sequence GTGATCCCTCACCCCGCCCACCAGCCGCCCGCCTGCGCCCGCGTCTTCCCCGTCGGCGGACCGGGCACCGCCGCCCTCGCCGAGCACGTCCTCGCGACCGGCCACGGCACCTGGTGGACCGACCGCACCGAACGCCCCCGCGTCATCGCCGTCACCTGCGGCGACCACGCCCTCCTGGCCGGCGACCCCACCGCCCTCACCCCCACCGACCTCGCCCCGCTGACCGGTCACTGTGTCGAGGCATCCGACCGCTTCCTGCCGGTGCTCGGCGCCGCTTTCGACCGCCTGCACCCCTGGGACCGCATGCTCTACATGCACCACGCGGCCGGGGCTCCACCACGCGTGCCGCGCGCGGTGACGGTACGGCGGCTCACTTCCGAGGACGGCCCGGCGCTCGCGGCGCTCGACCCCTCCATGAGTTGGATCCACGCCACATGGGGCGGTCCCGCGGGCCTCGCCGCCTCAGGGCAGGGCTGGGCAGCCTTCCGTAAGGGCCGTGTCCTCGCGCTGGCCTGCACGCGCTTCACCGGAAGCCGGTACGAGGACGTGGCCTGCGCCACCGACCCCTCCGAGCGACGGCAGCACCTCGCCCTCGCCTGCGTCCAGGGCCTCACCGCCGACATCACCGCCCGCGGCCGAACCGCCACATGGAGCTGCTCCCGCGACAACCGTGCCAGCCGCCTCCTGGCCTGGACGGCCGGCTTCCGCCTCGTCCGCGAGTACGTGCACCACACGACCGGACCCATCGCCGTCAGCAACCCGTCAATCCTGCGGGCAGCAGCGTAA
- a CDS encoding SDR family NAD(P)-dependent oxidoreductase — translation MSSSSLSGRTVLVTGATSGIGHQTARQLAERGATVLLHGRTTEEAHAALDRLVTLSDVSAGQLCPFGADFSRLEEVEQLATRVLAEHPHLDVLVNNAGMAAPERHTVTIDGNEIAFQVNFLAHYLLTNLLEPALTSEPGGRVVNVSSSLHRTGSIQWADPNRARRYSRLAAYAQSQLALTVFTADPRVTAVSVHPGICTTSLLPLYAHEGVSPAEGAAHVVRLCDPAVEIVNGAYYDREHRVAPAPAATEERTIKRLTKLADVLVGHTA, via the coding sequence ATGTCTTCTTCCTCCCTGTCCGGACGCACCGTGCTCGTCACCGGCGCCACCTCCGGCATCGGCCACCAGACCGCCCGGCAGCTGGCCGAGCGCGGCGCCACCGTGCTCCTCCACGGCCGGACCACCGAGGAGGCGCACGCCGCCCTCGACCGTCTCGTCACGCTCTCCGACGTCTCCGCCGGGCAACTGTGCCCCTTCGGCGCCGACTTCTCCCGTCTGGAGGAGGTCGAGCAGCTCGCCACCCGGGTCCTCGCCGAGCACCCGCACCTGGACGTCCTGGTCAACAACGCGGGCATGGCGGCTCCCGAGCGGCACACCGTCACCATCGACGGCAACGAGATCGCCTTCCAGGTCAACTTCCTCGCCCACTACCTCCTGACCAACCTCCTGGAGCCGGCCCTGACCTCCGAGCCGGGCGGCCGCGTCGTCAACGTCTCCTCCTCCCTGCACCGCACCGGCTCCATCCAGTGGGCCGACCCCAACCGCGCCCGCCGCTACTCCCGGCTCGCCGCCTACGCCCAGTCGCAGCTGGCCCTGACGGTCTTCACCGCCGACCCCCGGGTCACCGCCGTTTCCGTCCACCCCGGCATCTGCACCACCAGCCTGCTGCCGCTGTACGCGCACGAGGGCGTCTCCCCCGCCGAGGGCGCCGCCCATGTCGTACGGCTCTGCGACCCGGCCGTCGAGATCGTCAACGGCGCGTACTACGACCGCGAACACCGCGTCGCACCCGCGCCCGCAGCCACCGAGGAGCGCACGATCAAGCGCCTCACCAAGCTCGCCGACGTCCTCGTCGGCCACACCGCCTGA